In the genome of Acidimicrobiia bacterium, one region contains:
- a CDS encoding branched-chain amino acid ABC transporter permease, with protein MRRRPGLVADYRSDAAIFRTNVQRFWLAVLLVAVVVLGLGGTLPLIPGLLRFSLAGDLLLLGTTAMFASIGAIGLNIATGYAGQVSLGHAFFLGIGAFTGAVLGGAEVTRTVIDPATGEAGEIVLLVGYGLDMIIWLPAAGLVAALLGFLVAPISSKLRGLYLAFVTLGLVILGGHFFREAETYTGGVGIGRETGAPSLLGFRFDQDGEVFGLFLSRTQKLYFLGLALLIVLGLTARNLARSRVGRALAAVRDRDIAAEMMGISLSRYKMIAFVVSSFYAGIAGALLYAAIGRLQPESFSLLLSIEYIAMVLIGGVATVSGSIMGAVFITFLPRIVQWMAQFWIFGFISESSVGGFVTAAQFEQILFGGLIVGFLIFEPLGLYGIWIRVRNYWRAWPFSY; from the coding sequence ATGAGGCGCCGCCCCGGCCTGGTGGCCGACTACCGCTCCGACGCCGCCATCTTCCGCACCAACGTGCAGCGGTTCTGGCTGGCGGTGCTCCTGGTGGCGGTGGTGGTCCTCGGCCTGGGCGGCACCCTGCCGCTCATCCCCGGACTGCTCAGGTTCTCGCTCGCCGGCGACCTTCTCTTGCTGGGCACCACTGCAATGTTCGCCTCGATCGGGGCGATCGGCCTCAACATCGCCACCGGGTACGCCGGCCAGGTCTCCCTGGGGCACGCCTTCTTCCTCGGGATCGGGGCGTTCACCGGGGCGGTGCTCGGTGGTGCCGAGGTCACGCGCACCGTGATCGACCCCGCCACCGGCGAGGCCGGGGAGATCGTGCTCCTCGTCGGCTACGGGCTCGACATGATCATCTGGCTCCCCGCAGCCGGGCTGGTGGCCGCCCTACTCGGGTTCCTGGTCGCTCCCATCTCGTCAAAGCTGCGCGGGCTGTATCTGGCTTTCGTCACCCTCGGTCTCGTCATCCTGGGCGGGCACTTCTTTCGCGAGGCCGAGACCTACACCGGCGGGGTGGGCATCGGACGCGAGACCGGTGCGCCTTCGCTGCTCGGGTTCCGCTTCGACCAGGACGGCGAGGTGTTCGGGCTGTTCCTCAGCAGGACGCAGAAGCTGTACTTCCTCGGCCTCGCCCTGCTTATCGTCCTCGGCCTCACCGCCCGCAACCTGGCCAGGTCGCGGGTGGGACGGGCACTGGCCGCGGTGCGCGATCGCGACATCGCCGCCGAGATGATGGGGATCTCTCTCTCCCGCTACAAGATGATCGCCTTCGTGGTCTCTTCGTTCTACGCCGGGATCGCCGGGGCGCTGCTGTACGCCGCCATCGGACGGCTGCAGCCCGAGTCGTTCAGCCTGCTGCTCTCGATCGAGTACATCGCCATGGTCCTGATCGGCGGGGTGGCCACGGTGTCGGGGTCGATCATGGGGGCGGTGTTCATCACCTTCCTCCCCCGGATCGTCCAGTGGATGGCCCAGTTCTGGATCTTCGGGTTCATCTCGGAGTCGTCGGTGGGGGGATTCGTCACCGCCGCCCAGTTCGAGCAGATCCTGTTCGGCGGGTTGATCGTCGGATTCCTCATCTTCGAGCCCCTGGGCCTTTACGGGATCTGGATCAGGGTGCGAAACTATTGGAGGGCTTGGCCGTTCAGTTACTGA
- a CDS encoding zinc-dependent metalloprotease, whose protein sequence is MTDNLFDRLADLLRSAGPVNWRLAREIAESSAGQAEPVDPWLAEEFRELAATAANHVAAVSSFDPVPLAARLEVFDRRGWASGRVEDLAPLAVPLAARLGADTGPEMLQALGPAMVGLQVGGLVGAASHHVLGGFDLGLPGAGAPPALVVPNVEGFALAHGLDPLQVRLWAVTREVSHHAALAVPWVGEQARRTLAAFVEGLETDADALGDRLAALQDPEALQRLVEEGGITAGLAPGPAALESLEGMRAVMALIDGYGEHLVDRALPGLVPQSEAIREAVDRSRSTASPDEVMLARMIGLDLKRPGYRTGTAFCAEVSRRWGDEALERVWQEPGALPDAVEVADPVGWAARVLL, encoded by the coding sequence GTGACCGACAATCTCTTCGACCGGCTCGCCGACCTGCTGCGGTCTGCGGGCCCGGTCAACTGGCGGCTGGCGCGCGAGATCGCAGAATCATCGGCGGGGCAGGCAGAGCCGGTCGACCCGTGGCTGGCCGAGGAGTTTCGCGAGCTGGCCGCCACGGCGGCGAACCACGTGGCGGCGGTCTCGTCGTTCGACCCGGTACCCCTGGCGGCACGGCTCGAGGTGTTCGATCGCCGCGGGTGGGCAAGCGGCCGCGTCGAGGACCTTGCGCCGCTGGCGGTGCCCCTGGCCGCCCGCCTCGGGGCGGACACCGGGCCCGAGATGCTCCAGGCGCTGGGCCCCGCCATGGTGGGGCTGCAGGTCGGGGGCCTCGTCGGCGCCGCCTCGCATCACGTCCTGGGTGGTTTCGACCTGGGCCTGCCCGGCGCCGGGGCGCCGCCGGCCCTCGTTGTTCCCAACGTGGAAGGGTTCGCCCTGGCACACGGCCTCGATCCGCTCCAGGTGCGCCTGTGGGCGGTCACGCGGGAGGTATCCCACCACGCAGCACTCGCCGTGCCATGGGTTGGCGAACAGGCGAGGCGAACCCTCGCCGCCTTCGTCGAAGGCCTCGAGACCGACGCCGATGCCCTCGGAGACCGCCTGGCGGCGCTCCAGGACCCCGAAGCCCTGCAGCGTCTCGTCGAGGAGGGTGGGATCACCGCCGGGCTCGCTCCCGGGCCCGCCGCCCTCGAATCCCTGGAGGGGATGCGCGCAGTGATGGCGTTGATCGACGGTTACGGCGAGCACCTGGTGGACCGTGCCCTTCCCGGGCTGGTTCCGCAGTCGGAGGCGATCCGGGAGGCGGTCGATCGGTCGCGCAGCACCGCCTCACCGGACGAGGTCATGCTCGCCCGGATGATCGGGCTCGACCTGAAGCGTCCCGGGTATCGGACGGGGACCGCATTCTGCGCCGAGGTCTCCAGGCGATGGGGCGACGAGGCCCTAGAGCGAGTCTGGCAGGAGCCCGGCGCCCTGCCCGACGCCGTCGAGGTCGCCGACCCCGTCGGATGGGCGGCGCGAGTCCTCCTCTGA
- a CDS encoding TetR/AcrR family transcriptional regulator, translating to MSTAPSEVRDRLIAAAEHHFRRFGYRRATVDEMTRTAEVGKGSFYLHFPSKEAAYFEVVENSLERFVARAEAALRGPGTAPDRLGALVAVAATHYGEDELLRSSLMGEDHLVDGPVAERAAELQRARIRGLMAEVLAQGRREGSIRPGLDPEAAAEVLFEAGWAVVRADLEGRAGLPLSTALDTLNDVVGLGVVSRA from the coding sequence TTGTCCACCGCCCCATCCGAGGTCCGTGATCGCCTGATCGCCGCCGCCGAGCACCACTTCCGGCGGTTCGGGTATCGAAGGGCCACCGTCGACGAGATGACCCGCACCGCCGAGGTGGGGAAGGGATCCTTCTACCTGCACTTCCCCTCCAAGGAGGCCGCCTACTTCGAGGTCGTCGAGAACTCGCTGGAGCGGTTCGTGGCCAGGGCGGAGGCGGCCCTGCGGGGACCGGGCACTGCACCCGACCGGCTCGGCGCCCTGGTGGCCGTCGCCGCCACCCACTACGGAGAGGACGAGCTGCTCCGCTCCTCCCTGATGGGCGAGGATCACCTGGTGGACGGTCCGGTGGCGGAACGGGCGGCCGAACTGCAGCGAGCCCGCATCCGGGGGTTGATGGCCGAGGTGCTCGCCCAGGGCCGGCGGGAGGGCTCGATCCGTCCCGGGCTCGACCCGGAGGCGGCCGCCGAGGTCCTGTTCGAGGCCGGGTGGGCGGTGGTCCGGGCCGACCTCGAAGGCCGGGCCGGCCTTCCGCTGAGCACGGCGCTGGACACCCTCAACGACGTGGTCGGCCTGGGAGTGGTCAGCAGGGCGTGA
- a CDS encoding ABC transporter ATP-binding protein, producing the protein MRALLLSEILPAAPADGERLLEVDGIHLAFAGLKAIDGVSFTVHRGELFAVIGPNGAGKTSIFNCISGVYHPQEGSIRFEGRDLIGMRPDRIADLGIARTFQNIELFPQLTVVDNLMLGRHQHLRYGTPSAMLRIGRAAREEARNREVVEGIVEFLGIEQHRKSYVAMLPYGIQKRVELGRALAMAPRLLLLDEPAAGMNLEETEDMARYISDVKRELGIGIILVDHDMRLVMDLADTVLAIDFGRPIAVGPPAEIQGNREVIAAYLGQEHGTAEGGAA; encoded by the coding sequence GTGAGGGCGTTACTGCTCTCGGAGATCCTCCCTGCGGCCCCTGCCGACGGCGAGCGGTTGCTCGAGGTCGACGGGATCCACCTCGCCTTCGCCGGGCTCAAGGCGATCGATGGCGTCTCGTTCACCGTCCATCGCGGCGAGCTGTTCGCCGTGATCGGCCCCAACGGAGCCGGCAAGACCTCGATCTTCAACTGCATCAGCGGCGTGTACCACCCCCAGGAGGGCTCGATACGCTTCGAAGGCCGGGACCTGATCGGGATGCGGCCGGATCGCATCGCCGACCTGGGCATCGCCCGCACCTTCCAGAACATCGAGCTGTTCCCCCAGCTGACGGTGGTGGACAACCTGATGCTCGGCCGTCACCAGCACCTCCGCTACGGGACCCCCTCGGCGATGCTGCGCATCGGACGCGCCGCCCGGGAAGAGGCTCGCAACCGGGAGGTGGTGGAGGGGATCGTCGAGTTCCTCGGCATCGAACAGCACCGCAAGTCCTACGTTGCCATGCTTCCCTATGGGATCCAGAAGCGCGTCGAGCTGGGTCGGGCGCTGGCGATGGCCCCCAGGTTGCTGCTGCTGGACGAGCCTGCGGCAGGGATGAACCTGGAGGAGACCGAGGACATGGCCCGCTACATAAGCGACGTGAAGCGAGAGCTGGGGATCGGGATCATCCTCGTCGACCACGACATGAGGCTGGTGATGGACCTGGCGGACACGGTGCTGGCGATCGACTTCGGCCGGCCGATCGCCGTGGGGCCACCTGCCGAGATCCAAGGCAACCGTGAGGTGATCGCCGCCTACCTGGGCCAGGAGCACGGGACTGCAGAAGGAGGAGCAGCATGA
- a CDS encoding branched-chain amino acid ABC transporter permease, which translates to MTQFLQALFNGVALASIYALIALGFVIIYKSTQVLNFAQPALLLLGAYWVVYFATVLEWSFWLALLAAALLAAATGVVVERVALRPMVGKPVFSVAIMTIGLNTVLTIVALDLMGVEIRPVGDPWGIQVVKVGSVVLAHRQIAAVVATIVVVAVLITFFKRSRMGLAMRATAFDQEVALTQGVSVSTVFALSWALGAALAMLGGVFIGSGIGLDRSASVMALKALPVVVVGGLDSIAGAIVGALVIGIAESLSGTYQPQYAEFLGRQFSQVVPYLVMFVVLLVRPYGLFGTKEVERV; encoded by the coding sequence ATGACCCAGTTCCTCCAGGCCCTGTTCAACGGGGTGGCGCTCGCCTCCATCTACGCCCTGATCGCCCTCGGGTTCGTGATCATCTACAAGTCGACCCAGGTGCTCAACTTTGCCCAGCCGGCGTTGCTGCTGCTCGGTGCGTACTGGGTGGTGTACTTCGCCACGGTCCTCGAGTGGAGCTTCTGGCTGGCCCTCCTGGCGGCCGCCCTGCTCGCCGCCGCCACCGGCGTCGTCGTGGAGCGCGTCGCCCTGCGGCCGATGGTGGGCAAGCCGGTGTTCTCGGTGGCGATCATGACCATCGGACTCAACACGGTGCTCACCATCGTCGCCCTCGACCTTATGGGGGTCGAGATCCGCCCTGTGGGCGATCCCTGGGGGATCCAGGTGGTGAAGGTCGGTTCCGTGGTCCTGGCCCACCGCCAGATCGCGGCAGTGGTTGCCACGATCGTGGTGGTGGCGGTTCTCATCACCTTCTTCAAGCGGTCCCGGATGGGGCTGGCGATGCGGGCCACGGCGTTCGACCAGGAGGTCGCACTCACCCAGGGGGTTTCGGTGAGCACCGTCTTCGCCCTCTCCTGGGCGCTGGGGGCGGCGTTGGCGATGCTGGGTGGAGTGTTCATCGGGTCCGGGATCGGCCTCGACCGGTCGGCGAGCGTGATGGCTCTGAAGGCGCTGCCGGTCGTCGTGGTCGGGGGGCTCGATTCGATCGCGGGGGCCATCGTCGGCGCCCTGGTGATCGGGATCGCCGAGAGCCTCTCCGGAACCTACCAACCCCAGTACGCCGAGTTCCTGGGAAGACAGTTCTCCCAGGTGGTTCCGTACCTGGTGATGTTCGTCGTGCTCCTGGTCCGCCCCTACGGCCTGTTCGGGACCAAGGAGGTGGAGCGGGTATGA
- a CDS encoding AMP-binding protein: MTTVSSRVGVASPASRLRDLAGHMPDRIALRAKSRGIWKEITWAEFWDHASAFAHALLAAGIEHGDRVAIHSDNRPEWLYTDLGCLTAGAVCMGLYPTNPTSEVEYLLKDSGSRLLVVEDQEQADKVLAIDPSHLPGLERIIYIEHRGVDTLDDPRLISWDEFLESGRAHRQAHPEALDEVMARASLDDLAYLVYTSGTTGPPKGVMLTLRNLDYANEEIGGDHGIVSPPAGPDDLIVSYLPLCHIYEKLFSVVFSTGRGVPIHFGESLDTLVADMRDVQPTVVQGVPRIWERIHAAINVRLASASRLKRINAAVWLAVGRYVGRRLVEREGRHSLMTRVLSRLGDVFLFRSLRERVGLRRVRFAVSAAAPIAPEILEFFMGIGVPLYEAYGMTENSGVATVNRPGRAKLGTVGEPYPGCDLKLDPETGEILTRHPAVFAGYWNMPEATAAAIDAGGWLHTGDVGEWVDGTHIRIIDRIKDIIITSGGKNVSPSEIENTIKASPFIKEAIVIGDRRKYLTALIGIDYEVTSEWAQKHRIPHTTYRDLSEKPEVEKLVQKAIDAANEKFARVEQVKAFRLITKELDHEDGELTATQKVKRSVIEERFADLIESMYR; encoded by the coding sequence ATGACCACCGTTTCTTCACGGGTTGGTGTCGCCAGCCCGGCGAGCCGGCTGCGCGACCTCGCCGGGCACATGCCCGACCGAATCGCCCTGCGGGCGAAGAGCCGCGGCATCTGGAAGGAGATCACCTGGGCCGAGTTCTGGGACCACGCCTCGGCGTTCGCCCATGCCCTGCTCGCCGCCGGGATCGAGCACGGCGACCGGGTGGCGATCCACTCCGACAACCGCCCCGAGTGGTTGTACACCGATCTCGGCTGCCTGACTGCGGGTGCGGTCTGCATGGGCCTGTATCCGACCAACCCGACCTCCGAGGTCGAGTACCTGCTGAAGGACTCGGGGTCACGCCTCCTCGTGGTGGAGGATCAGGAGCAGGCCGACAAGGTTCTGGCCATCGATCCTTCACACCTCCCCGGCCTGGAGAGGATCATCTACATCGAGCACCGGGGAGTCGACACACTCGACGACCCGAGGCTGATCTCGTGGGACGAGTTCCTGGAGTCGGGCCGCGCCCACCGTCAGGCGCACCCCGAGGCGCTGGACGAGGTGATGGCGAGGGCGTCGCTGGACGACCTCGCCTACCTGGTGTACACGTCGGGGACCACCGGCCCGCCCAAGGGGGTGATGCTCACCCTGCGCAACCTCGACTACGCCAACGAAGAGATCGGGGGCGACCACGGGATCGTCAGCCCACCGGCCGGGCCCGACGACCTCATCGTCTCCTACCTGCCGTTGTGCCACATCTACGAGAAGCTCTTCTCGGTGGTGTTCAGCACCGGCCGGGGCGTCCCCATCCACTTCGGGGAGTCGCTCGACACCCTGGTCGCCGACATGCGCGACGTCCAGCCGACGGTGGTCCAGGGGGTGCCCCGGATCTGGGAGCGGATCCACGCCGCCATCAACGTGCGTCTGGCGTCGGCGTCGCGGCTGAAGCGGATCAACGCCGCCGTTTGGCTGGCGGTGGGCCGGTACGTCGGGCGCAGGCTCGTGGAGCGCGAGGGCAGGCATTCGTTGATGACCAGGGTGTTGAGCCGCCTCGGCGACGTCTTCCTCTTCCGCTCGCTGCGGGAGCGTGTCGGCCTGCGCCGGGTGCGTTTCGCCGTGTCGGCTGCGGCTCCGATCGCCCCGGAGATCCTCGAGTTCTTCATGGGGATCGGGGTGCCCCTGTACGAGGCCTACGGGATGACCGAGAACTCCGGGGTCGCCACCGTCAACCGGCCGGGCCGGGCCAAGCTGGGGACCGTCGGTGAGCCGTATCCGGGGTGCGATCTGAAGCTGGACCCGGAGACCGGGGAGATCCTCACCCGCCATCCGGCGGTGTTCGCCGGGTACTGGAACATGCCTGAGGCCACGGCGGCTGCCATCGATGCCGGAGGCTGGCTCCACACCGGCGACGTGGGGGAGTGGGTGGACGGCACCCACATCCGCATCATCGACCGGATCAAGGACATCATCATCACCAGCGGCGGGAAGAACGTGTCGCCCTCGGAGATCGAGAACACGATCAAGGCCTCGCCGTTCATCAAGGAGGCGATCGTCATCGGTGACCGCCGCAAGTACCTGACGGCTCTCATCGGTATCGACTACGAGGTCACCTCCGAATGGGCTCAGAAGCACCGCATCCCCCACACCACCTACCGGGACCTCTCCGAGAAGCCCGAGGTGGAGAAGCTGGTGCAGAAGGCGATCGACGCTGCCAATGAGAAGTTCGCCCGGGTCGAGCAGGTCAAGGCGTTTCGCCTGATCACCAAGGAGCTCGACCACGAGGACGGAGAGCTGACCGCCACCCAGAAGGTGAAGCGGTCGGTGATCGAGGAGCGGTTCGCCGATCTGATCGAGTCGATGTACCGATGA
- a CDS encoding ABC transporter substrate-binding protein: MKRRWLATLGLVMALALVATACGDDDAGTTTTAAETTTTAGGEETTTTAGETTTTAAALAYDTGVTPAPCSDAVNEGNGCIYLGVISDLTDGPFAPLAVPLTQAQEDFWTTINAGGGLDGFDVIISPENTFDAHYRGEDTVQGYLGMRDRVLAMAQVLGTPQTQAALPDIAADETVVMPATWWSGWAFSDVDGGLILESGASYCIEGMNGMSYVADTMGTEISWALVAFPGDYGGDYAAGAKIAAAALGFADPLEILQIPQSAGGDYTETIPVLLAAQPDLIVFVTGPTEMATVIGGLAQAGYMTFKAMGAGPTWNVALTQSPVFPVLEAVFFQTVPWGGWGYDSDGHAALRAAAEASGQSPNGGYIAGWTWQYPMLAVLQQAIADNDLTRANLAAIARSLEGVDYAGMLPDRSYTGSANDNIERNTIINVPDAESPDGSSAVTEFFVSEVAAEYDMSAPCYAPSS, translated from the coding sequence ATGAAGAGACGATGGCTCGCGACGCTGGGCCTCGTGATGGCCCTGGCGCTGGTGGCCACGGCCTGCGGCGACGACGACGCCGGCACGACCACCACCGCCGCCGAAACCACAACGACCGCCGGGGGCGAGGAGACGACCACCACGGCAGGTGAGACCACGACCACGGCGGCGGCGCTCGCCTACGACACCGGGGTCACCCCGGCGCCGTGTTCCGACGCCGTGAACGAGGGCAACGGCTGCATCTACCTCGGGGTGATCTCGGACCTGACCGACGGTCCGTTCGCCCCGCTGGCGGTGCCGCTCACCCAGGCCCAGGAGGACTTCTGGACCACGATCAACGCCGGGGGTGGCCTCGACGGGTTCGACGTGATCATCTCGCCCGAGAACACCTTCGACGCCCACTACCGCGGAGAGGACACCGTCCAGGGCTACCTGGGGATGCGTGACCGGGTGCTGGCCATGGCCCAGGTCCTGGGAACTCCCCAGACCCAGGCGGCGCTGCCCGACATCGCCGCCGACGAGACCGTGGTCATGCCCGCCACCTGGTGGTCGGGCTGGGCCTTCAGCGACGTCGATGGCGGCCTGATCCTCGAGTCGGGCGCCTCGTACTGCATCGAGGGCATGAACGGGATGTCGTACGTGGCCGACACCATGGGCACCGAGATCTCGTGGGCGCTCGTGGCGTTCCCCGGCGACTACGGCGGCGACTACGCTGCCGGCGCCAAGATCGCCGCCGCTGCACTTGGCTTCGCCGACCCGCTGGAGATCCTGCAGATCCCCCAGTCGGCCGGCGGTGACTACACCGAGACGATTCCTGTTCTGCTGGCTGCACAGCCGGATCTGATCGTGTTCGTCACCGGTCCCACCGAGATGGCGACGGTGATCGGCGGGCTGGCCCAGGCCGGCTACATGACCTTCAAGGCCATGGGCGCCGGGCCCACCTGGAACGTGGCCCTGACCCAGAGCCCGGTGTTCCCGGTGCTGGAAGCCGTGTTCTTCCAGACCGTCCCGTGGGGCGGGTGGGGGTACGACAGCGACGGCCACGCCGCACTGCGAGCGGCCGCCGAGGCGAGCGGCCAGTCCCCCAACGGCGGATACATCGCCGGCTGGACCTGGCAGTACCCGATGCTTGCCGTTCTGCAGCAGGCCATCGCCGACAACGACCTGACCAGGGCCAACCTGGCTGCGATCGCCAGGTCGCTGGAGGGCGTCGACTACGCCGGAATGCTGCCCGACCGGTCCTACACCGGGTCGGCGAACGACAACATCGAGCGCAACACGATCATCAACGTGCCCGATGCGGAGTCGCCCGACGGGTCGAGTGCCGTGACCGAGTTCTTCGTCAGCGAGGTGGCTGCGGAGTACGACATGTCGGCTCCGTGCTACGCACCGAGCAGCTGA
- a CDS encoding ABC transporter ATP-binding protein, with protein MLALKNVEVVYSDVILVLRGVSFQVPEGSIIALLGANGAGKTTALRAIGGLLDVHRGDITKGQISLDGERIDHLPPARLVRMGISQVLEGRRILAELTVEENLHLGAHTSRKNLKANLERVYSLFPQLSERPRFTAGYLSGGQQQMLAIGRALMSSPRYLLLDEPSLGLAPLLVQQIRDIIVEINRQGTGVLLVEQNASMALSIASHGYIMETGKIVMDRPSAELLEDEDVREFYLGLSAEGVKSFADVKHYRRKKRWLS; from the coding sequence ATGCTGGCCCTCAAGAACGTAGAAGTCGTATACAGCGACGTCATCCTGGTGCTGCGCGGCGTCTCCTTCCAGGTGCCGGAGGGGTCGATCATCGCCCTCCTCGGCGCCAACGGCGCCGGAAAGACCACCGCCCTGCGGGCGATCGGCGGCCTCCTCGATGTGCACCGGGGTGACATCACCAAGGGTCAGATCAGCCTCGACGGCGAGCGGATCGACCATCTTCCCCCGGCTCGCCTGGTCCGGATGGGGATCAGCCAGGTGCTCGAAGGGAGGCGAATACTCGCCGAGCTCACCGTCGAGGAGAACCTGCACCTGGGTGCCCACACCTCCCGCAAGAACTTGAAGGCCAACCTGGAACGGGTCTACTCGCTGTTCCCCCAGCTGTCGGAGCGGCCCCGGTTCACCGCCGGCTACCTGAGCGGCGGACAGCAGCAGATGCTGGCGATCGGCCGGGCACTGATGTCCAGCCCTCGCTACCTTCTGCTCGACGAGCCCAGCCTGGGTCTGGCCCCACTGCTGGTGCAGCAGATCCGGGACATCATCGTGGAGATCAACCGACAGGGGACCGGCGTGCTGCTGGTCGAGCAGAACGCCTCGATGGCTCTCTCCATCGCATCTCATGGCTACATCATGGAGACCGGCAAGATCGTGATGGACCGACCTTCCGCCGAGCTGCTCGAGGACGAGGACGTGCGCGAGTTCTACCTGGGCCTCTCCGCCGAGGGGGTCAAGTCGTTCGCCGACGTCAAGCACTACCGGCGCAAGAAGCGGTGGCTGTCGTGA
- a CDS encoding molybdenum cofactor biosynthesis protein MoaE, which translates to MSGPRVPGGDQVAVSDAVIEPARLLDHVADPAAGASVLFLGTVRDHSVGRQGVTRLEYEAYPEVVERHISDLISSVRERWTLVRVAVVHRTGSLDVGDVAVGVAVSAAHRSDAFSAGAALIDELKASAPIWKKEHWPGGAEWVAGG; encoded by the coding sequence ATGAGTGGCCCGCGGGTACCCGGAGGCGACCAGGTGGCGGTCTCGGACGCCGTCATCGAGCCCGCTCGTCTCCTCGATCACGTCGCCGACCCCGCTGCCGGCGCCTCGGTGCTGTTCCTGGGAACGGTTCGCGACCACTCGGTCGGCCGCCAGGGCGTGACCCGCCTCGAGTACGAGGCGTATCCCGAGGTGGTGGAGCGCCACATCTCGGACCTGATCTCCTCGGTCAGGGAGCGCTGGACGCTGGTGCGGGTGGCCGTCGTGCACCGAACCGGCTCGCTGGATGTGGGGGATGTGGCCGTGGGCGTGGCCGTATCGGCAGCCCACCGGAGCGACGCCTTCTCCGCCGGCGCCGCCCTCATCGACGAGCTCAAGGCGTCGGCACCGATCTGGAAGAAGGAGCACTGGCCCGGGGGGGCGGAGTGGGTGGCCGGCGGCTGA
- a CDS encoding trypsin-like peptidase domain-containing protein codes for MADTTQEGALPGEPVEIALFPELARPVATESSRRSPPRWLAAVGLAALSALIGAGAATAVLMAADETTAPPAPIATGSAAEVAAAVLPSIVTVEVDDTDDEEFFATSSGSGVVFSADGTIVTNQHVVDGAIEVRVVFSDGRSYPATVLGADALTDLAVVQIGATGLTPIVIGSSQAMAIGDVAVAVGSPLGLEGGPSVTVGVVSAFDRRVSTPGSELFGMLQTDAPITRGSSGGALVDAGGRLIGITSAIGISDVGAEGLGFAIPVEMVQRITDEIIADGAVHHAFLGIGGTTHFEEQGDGSTIPAGVEVAEVMAGTAAEAAGLHVGDLIVAVEGEKLSTMEQLVVRIRLYRVDDQVTVTLIRDGAEIQADVTLMERPEGV; via the coding sequence GTGGCCGACACTACTCAGGAGGGCGCCCTTCCCGGCGAGCCGGTCGAGATCGCCCTCTTTCCCGAGCTGGCGAGACCGGTCGCGACCGAATCCAGCAGGCGCAGCCCGCCGCGCTGGCTGGCCGCCGTGGGCCTGGCCGCATTGTCCGCCCTGATCGGGGCCGGGGCCGCCACCGCAGTCCTTATGGCGGCCGACGAGACAACGGCGCCTCCGGCGCCCATCGCCACCGGCAGCGCCGCCGAGGTCGCCGCCGCGGTGCTGCCCTCGATCGTCACCGTCGAGGTGGACGACACCGACGACGAGGAGTTCTTCGCCACCTCGTCGGGTTCGGGCGTGGTGTTCTCCGCCGATGGCACGATCGTCACCAACCAGCATGTCGTGGACGGTGCCATCGAGGTGCGCGTCGTGTTCTCCGACGGGCGCTCCTACCCGGCGACGGTGCTCGGGGCAGATGCCCTCACCGACCTGGCGGTGGTCCAGATCGGGGCCACCGGGCTCACCCCGATAGTCATCGGCTCATCCCAGGCGATGGCCATCGGTGACGTCGCCGTCGCCGTGGGCAGCCCGCTCGGCCTCGAGGGCGGTCCGTCGGTGACCGTCGGGGTGGTATCGGCGTTCGACAGGAGGGTGAGTACGCCCGGAAGCGAGCTGTTCGGGATGCTCCAGACCGACGCCCCGATCACCCGCGGCTCCAGCGGCGGTGCACTGGTCGATGCCGGGGGACGGCTCATCGGGATCACCTCGGCGATCGGGATCAGCGACGTGGGCGCCGAAGGGCTCGGCTTCGCCATTCCGGTGGAGATGGTGCAGCGCATCACCGACGAGATCATCGCCGACGGAGCGGTGCACCACGCCTTCCTGGGGATCGGGGGTACCACCCACTTCGAAGAACAGGGTGACGGATCGACGATCCCTGCAGGGGTCGAGGTGGCCGAGGTCATGGCGGGCACCGCCGCCGAGGCCGCCGGTCTCCATGTGGGCGACCTGATCGTGGCTGTCGAAGGCGAGAAGCTGTCCACGATGGAGCAGCTCGTGGTTCGGATCAGGCTCTACCGCGTCGACGACCAGGTGACGGTCACGCTGATTCGCGACGGCGCCGAGATCCAGGCCGACGTGACGCTGATGGAGCGACCGGAGGGCGTGTGA